The genome window AAACACATCCTGCGTTACGTCTTCAGCCATTTCCCTGTTTCCCAGATAGTAATACGAAACACGAAGAACATCCGTTGCATACAGCTCATAAAGCTGGTCAAAGGACAGGGAACTGGAAGAGCGATCTGTTATTTCAGGCTGCTGAGACAATTCATGATCACCTCTTCCATCTAATCAACGTTTCAGAAACCGGTAAGATTCCAAACAATTTAAAAAAAAATAAAATAAAATTTCATTTATGTATTATAGCATACATTTCAATCTGCACAATGGCCTGTCTGCATGTTTTTGCAGAAAAAACGGGGGAATCAGCACTTGACGAAATCAAGCATGGAAAGGTAAAATGTAATAACAAAAAGGACATGAATTCTTAGGAAAAATCAGATTCTTATATCTATAAAGGAAAAGGGAGCGTGTGAAGCGTGTTAAGAAAGAAAACCTGTATTGCAATGCTTTTGGCCGGAGGACAGGGAAGCCGCCTTGGTATTTTGACAAAAAATGTTGCCAAGCCTGCTGTTCCTTACGGCGGTAAATACAGAATCATCGATTTTCCCCTGAGCAACTGCACAAACAGCGGTATTGATACAGTCGGTGTCCTTACACAGTATCAGCCGCTTGAACTGAATGCCTATATCGGAAGCGGAGCCCCCTGGGATCTGGACATATCCAACGGAGGCGTTTTTGTACTGCCGCCCTATCAGAAAGGGAAAAGCGGAGAGTGGTACAGGGGAACAGCCAATGCCATCTATCAGAATATGGCGTTTATTGAGCAATACCATCCGGATTATGTACTGATCCTCAGCGGAGACCATATATACAAAATGGATTATAACGCGATGCTGGATTATCATATCCGGAACGGTGCCGATTCCACAATCGCAGTCCGTGAAGTGCCGTGGGAGGAAGCTTCCCGTTTCGGTATCATGAATACCAATTCTGATAACAGGATTATCGAATTCGAGGAAAAACCAAAGAATCCCAAAAGCAACAAGGCTTCGATGGGTGTGTATATCTTTACATGGGAAAAACTGCGTAAGTATCTGACGCTGGATGAGGAAGACAAAAACAGTTCGAACGATTTCGGCAAGAACATTATTCCGGACATGCTGAATGACAAACAGGTCCTGATGGCTTATGACTTTAACGGCTACTGGAAGGATGTCGGTACGATCGAGAGCCTCTGGGAAGCCAATATGGACCTGATCGACAACCCCACCACGATGGATCTGCATGATAAAAAATGGCGTATCTATTCCAAAAATCCCGGGATGCCGCCGCATTATATCGCTGAAGGCGCTGTCGTGACAGACACCCTCATTACGGAAGGCTGCGAAGTATATGGCAAAGTAAACCATTCCATTCTTTTTGCCGGCGTTGTTGTTGAAGAGGGAGCAGACGTTGAATACAGCGTTGTCATGCCCGGCAGTATTATCAAACGCGGTTCGATTGTCAGACGCACCATCGTAGCTGAAAACGCTACAGTCGGCGCCGGATCAATCATCGGTGAGAATACGGGAAATATAGCGGTTATCGGACAGGGCGTCACATTACCGGCCGGTGTTTCCGTTCCTGCGGGAACGCAGGTTGATGAAACCTGCACTTTCTGAACGGAAAAAATGAATGAAAGGGTGTAAAAACGTATGAAAGACGTAATGGGAATTATTTATACAGGTGAAAATGACGCCCGCCTGCGGGAACTGACGATTATACGTGCTATCGCGGCTTTGCCGGTTGCGGGACGTTTCCGGGTTATTGACTTCCTTGTTTCAAGCATGGTCAATGGCGGTATGAAGAACATCGGCGTGATTATGCAGAAAAACTATCACAGCCTGATGGACCATCTTGGATCGGGAAAGGAATGGGATCTTCACGGAAAAAATAACGGACTGCACATTCTTCCGCCGTTCCTGACCAGGGAAAATGTGGGCCTCTATCCGGGTGTTCTGGACGGACTTCGTTCCAATACAGATTATCTGACCAGAAGTAAACAGGAGCTTGTAGTCCTGAGCAACAGCGGAATTATTTACAATGCTCATTTCGATCAGATGATCGATTATTATGAATCCACAGGCGCTGATATTACCCTGCTTTACACAAAAGACCCATCCATGAAGCGGGATGAATACGGCACTTATATTTCAGTCAATGATAACGGGGATGTCACTGATATAGAAGTGGAACCGACTCATCCGTCCTATGGCAATACATTTATGCAGGTGTGCGTGATGAAAAGGGAATTCCTGAAGGATCTTGTTGACAAAGCCGTTGCGCACGGCCTTCATGATCTGGCCCGGGATATCCTCCTTCGCCTTGTTCAGGAAAAACAGGCAAAAGTGAATGCTTTTGAATATACAGGAGTATGCTGGAACATTGATTCTGTTCAGAGCTACTTTAAATTCAACATGGACATTCTGAAACCGGAAATAAGAAAAAGACTGTTTATTGATGAACTGCCTGTTTATACAAAAGTCCGTGATGAGATGCCGGCTTTCTACAGCAAAGAATCTCATGCCATCAATTCCCTGGTGGCAGACGGATGCCAGATTGAGGGAAAAATCGAAAACAGTGTATTGTTCAGGGGTGTGAAGGTCGCGCCGAACGCACATGTTAAAAACTGCATTATCATGCAGGACGGACAGGTACAGGAGGGTGCATATATTGAGAACTGCATACTTGACAAACAGACTGTGATCAAACGGAATTCCAAACTGATCGGGCCGGAGGCCTATCCGATCGTTATTGCCAAGAATGTTGTTATCTGATTACTAAGGGGAGGGCATTTCATATGAAAATCCTATTTGCCGCCAGTGAGTCTGTTCCTTTTGTAAAAACAGGCGGACTCGCAGATGTTGTCGGTGCGCTTGCTCCGGTTCTGGCAAAGGAAGGACATGATGTCAGAGTTATCATTCCCCAGTTCAGCGCGATTCCGCAAGAATACCTGCAGCAAATGACACATGTCTGTGATTTCGAAGTGCAGCTTGGCTGGAGAAGACAGTACTGCGGCATAGAAATGATCAAAAAAGACGGTGTCACATGGTATT of Aristaeella lactis contains these proteins:
- a CDS encoding glucose-1-phosphate adenylyltransferase, which translates into the protein MLRKKTCIAMLLAGGQGSRLGILTKNVAKPAVPYGGKYRIIDFPLSNCTNSGIDTVGVLTQYQPLELNAYIGSGAPWDLDISNGGVFVLPPYQKGKSGEWYRGTANAIYQNMAFIEQYHPDYVLILSGDHIYKMDYNAMLDYHIRNGADSTIAVREVPWEEASRFGIMNTNSDNRIIEFEEKPKNPKSNKASMGVYIFTWEKLRKYLTLDEEDKNSSNDFGKNIIPDMLNDKQVLMAYDFNGYWKDVGTIESLWEANMDLIDNPTTMDLHDKKWRIYSKNPGMPPHYIAEGAVVTDTLITEGCEVYGKVNHSILFAGVVVEEGADVEYSVVMPGSIIKRGSIVRRTIVAENATVGAGSIIGENTGNIAVIGQGVTLPAGVSVPAGTQVDETCTF
- the glgD gene encoding glucose-1-phosphate adenylyltransferase subunit GlgD produces the protein MKDVMGIIYTGENDARLRELTIIRAIAALPVAGRFRVIDFLVSSMVNGGMKNIGVIMQKNYHSLMDHLGSGKEWDLHGKNNGLHILPPFLTRENVGLYPGVLDGLRSNTDYLTRSKQELVVLSNSGIIYNAHFDQMIDYYESTGADITLLYTKDPSMKRDEYGTYISVNDNGDVTDIEVEPTHPSYGNTFMQVCVMKREFLKDLVDKAVAHGLHDLARDILLRLVQEKQAKVNAFEYTGVCWNIDSVQSYFKFNMDILKPEIRKRLFIDELPVYTKVRDEMPAFYSKESHAINSLVADGCQIEGKIENSVLFRGVKVAPNAHVKNCIIMQDGQVQEGAYIENCILDKQTVIKRNSKLIGPEAYPIVIAKNVVI